In Rhineura floridana isolate rRhiFlo1 chromosome 1, rRhiFlo1.hap2, whole genome shotgun sequence, the following proteins share a genomic window:
- the ZMAT2 gene encoding zinc finger matrin-type protein 2 produces the protein MASGSGAKNLDFRRKWDKDEYEKLAEKRLTEEREKKDGKPVQPVKRELLRHRDYKVDLESKLGKTIVITKTTPQSEMGGYYCNVCDCVVKDSINFLDHINGKKHQRNLGMSMRVERSTLDQVKKRFEVNKKKMEEKQKDYDFEERMKELREEEEKAKAYKKEKQREKKRRAEEDLTFEEDDEMAAVMGFSGFGSTKKGH, from the exons GCTAAAAACCTGGACTTCCGCCGGAAGTGGGACAAAGACGAGTATGAGAAGCTTGCGGAGAAACGGCTCacggaagagagagagaagaaagatg GCAAACCAGTCCAACCTGTCAAGCGCGAGCTTCTTCGGCACCGAGACTACAAGGTGGACCTGGAATCCAAACTGGGGAAAACCATTGTTATTACCAAAACAACTCCTCAGTCAGAGATGGGAGG GTATTACTGTAATGTCTGTGACTGTGTAGTGAAAGATTCCATCAACTTCTTGGATCACATCAATGGCAAAAAAC ATCAGAGGAATCTGGGTATGTCCATGAGAGTGGAGCGCTCTACACTGGATCAAGTGAAGAAACGCTTTGAGGTGaacaagaaaaaaatggaggagaaaCAGAAGGATTATGACTTTGAGGAGAGGATGAAGGAGCTCAGAGAAGAG GAGGAAAAGGCCAAAGCCtacaaaaaggaaaaacagagggagaagaaaaggagggCCGAAGAAGACTTGACATTTGAGGAGGATGATGAGATGGCAGCCGTGATGGGATTCTCTGGTTTTGGCTCCACCAAGAAGGGCCACTGA